Proteins from one Salaquimonas pukyongi genomic window:
- a CDS encoding biotin transporter BioY has protein sequence MSNSTHSMALAPRIVESSSVRMLHYGLLVVFGVALIAISSKLKVPLWPNPTPVTLQTLAIFTLSAAYGSRLALATLAAYLATGAFGMPVFTGTPEQGLGLAYMAGPTGGYLAGFAIMAWLTGLAADYGWDKNPFKLGAAMLVGEAIMLTMGALWMGYLFGSDKILAWGVGPFIVTDLIKLAIAAAIVPAVWGLFARKR, from the coding sequence ATGTCAAATTCAACCCACAGCATGGCGCTTGCGCCCAGGATCGTTGAATCCTCGTCGGTCCGCATGCTGCATTACGGTCTTCTTGTTGTCTTCGGTGTGGCGTTGATTGCGATTTCCTCGAAGCTGAAGGTTCCCCTGTGGCCGAATCCAACCCCGGTTACCCTGCAAACGCTGGCAATCTTCACCCTTTCTGCTGCCTATGGCAGCCGGTTGGCACTGGCCACGCTTGCTGCCTATCTGGCAACCGGTGCGTTCGGCATGCCGGTCTTCACAGGCACTCCCGAACAGGGGCTCGGCCTTGCCTACATGGCTGGTCCGACCGGTGGCTACCTTGCCGGTTTCGCGATAATGGCCTGGCTTACCGGCCTTGCTGCAGATTACGGCTGGGACAAAAATCCATTCAAGCTTGGCGCTGCGATGCTGGTCGGTGAGGCAATCATGCTAACGATGGGCGCGCTGTGGATGGGCTATCTCTTCGGCAGCGACAAGATTCTGGCATGGGGCGTTGGTCCGTTCATTGTGACGGACCTGATCAAGCTGGCAATAGCTGCGGCAATCGTCCCTGCGGTGTGGGGGCTGTTTGCCAGAAAACGCTGA
- a CDS encoding MBL fold metallo-hydrolase translates to MSSLPFRAEFEPRYGEAVPVDDGIERITAPNRGAFTFHGTNTYLVGDKEVMVIDPGPDEDNGHYKTILNAVRGRTVSHVIVTHTHVDHSPLARRLARETGAPLLGEGPHRPARDLHLGEINALDASGDKEFEPDIVLSHGDVIKGDVIEGHQIALEAVFTPGHTVNHMAFALKDSPYLFSGDHVMAWATSIVAPPDGNMVQYMQSLDRLLEHEQTVYLPGHGGRLNRAHEFVRGLRAHRRMRETAILHRIRAGDETIPEMVGVIYKETDKRLHGAAALSVFAHIEDLLHQGRVVCDSTPSLAARYFPA, encoded by the coding sequence ATGTCCTCCCTGCCCTTCAGAGCCGAGTTTGAGCCCCGATACGGTGAAGCCGTACCGGTGGACGACGGTATTGAGCGAATTACCGCACCCAACCGGGGCGCCTTCACCTTTCATGGCACCAACACCTACCTTGTCGGCGACAAGGAAGTCATGGTTATCGATCCGGGCCCGGATGAGGATAACGGTCACTACAAGACTATTCTGAACGCCGTCAGGGGCCGGACGGTAAGCCATGTCATCGTCACCCATACCCATGTCGACCATTCACCGCTCGCCCGCAGACTGGCCCGTGAAACCGGGGCACCGCTGCTGGGCGAAGGGCCTCATCGGCCGGCCCGGGATCTGCATCTTGGTGAAATCAACGCACTCGATGCTTCCGGTGACAAGGAGTTCGAGCCGGACATCGTGTTGTCCCATGGTGACGTGATCAAGGGTGACGTGATAGAGGGTCACCAGATTGCACTTGAGGCGGTGTTTACCCCCGGCCATACCGTCAACCACATGGCGTTTGCGCTGAAGGACAGTCCTTACCTGTTTTCAGGCGACCACGTCATGGCCTGGGCAACCTCGATCGTCGCGCCGCCGGACGGCAACATGGTGCAATACATGCAGTCACTGGACAGGCTTTTGGAGCATGAGCAGACCGTCTACCTGCCCGGACATGGCGGCAGGCTTAATCGGGCCCATGAGTTTGTCCGCGGATTAAGAGCCCATCGCCGAATGCGCGAAACCGCCATCCTGCACCGCATCCGCGCAGGCGATGAAACCATCCCGGAAATGGTTGGCGTCATTTACAAGGAGACCGACAAGCGCCTGCACGGTGCTGCCGCGCTTTCAGTGTTCGCCCATATCGAGGATCTGCTTCATCAGGGACGGGTGGTTTGCGATTCAACCCCTTCTCTGGCGGCACGGTATTTCCCGGCCTGA